In Methanofollis aquaemaris, the genomic window GGACGCTCAACTACAACCAGTCCGGGTTCAAGATCGACCGTGAACACAGTATGATCGCGTTCTCGAAGATCGGGACAATTCCGTTCACGATGCATCGACCTTACATTGGGAAGGTGAAAGGCGTTCTGATCACTCGTTCCGGTGATAGATGGTACGTGATTGTTCAGGCAGAGCAGGAGGCTTCCGCGTCAAAGCGGGAAGGACGATCTGTCGGGATCGATGTCGGTCTGAGCTCGTTTGCAGTCGATAGCGAGGGAGCGGTGATCGAGAATCCCCGATTCTATGAGCATTCGCTTGACCGGATCAGAAAGTTACAGCAGAGCATTGCCCGGAAAAAACGGTTTTCGCAGAACTGGAAGAAGGCAAAGAAGAGACTGGAGAAAACCTATGATCATATCACCAACCAGAAGAAAGATTTCCTGCACAAACTCTCTAGGCAGTACGTTGACACCTATGCAACAATCTGTGTCGAAGACCTGAATATCAAAGGTCTGAAGGAGAAAAGCAACTCTAAAGGATTGCACAGGAGCATCCATGATGCTTCATGGGGACGATTCTATTTTTATCTTGCGTACAAGGCTGAAAGTGCTGGTACGAATCTCATCAAAGTCGATCCCAGGAATACATCACAGATGTGCTCAAACTGTGGAAGTATCGTGAAAAAGAATCTCTCTGAGAGAGTCCACGAATGCCCGTATTGTGGGTTTGTTGCCGATAGAGATTACAATGCTGCGGAGAATATTCACCGCGTGGGGATGGAACAGCCCTTTGAGCCTGTGGAGACGATACCTCTCCATCACATCTCTGTGATGCAAGTACTGTCCATGAAGCAGGAAGCCACGCCCTTCAGGGCGGGGTAGTTCACTCCTCTGGAGGTTACAGGCGCCCTCGACGGGAGGGCGGCGTCTCTCATCCGGGAACCGGCAAAAATCAGGATCAGGGGGGAACCAGGTCCGCCTCCCCCCTGTGTTCACGGCCGATCCCATCTATGGACGGCCTGGCCATTCACGTGTACGTATCCCGGGGTGCTGTTCTGCACCCCTTCAGATCGTCTCTTCCGGTGTCACTTCTTCTTCTGGCGTCATCTCCTCCTCCGGCGTGACCTCTTCTTCCGGCGTCACTTCCTCTTCAGGCGTCATCTCCTCTCCCGGCGTGACGGTGATGTAACTGGCCTTCGTTTCTGTCTCAGTCCCTACTCCGTCGGAGACGGTCAATGAGACATCATAGGTGTTTGCGGTCGTGTAAGTGTGGGTAGGGGCCGGTTCGGCCGAGGTGTTCCCGTCACCGAAGTCCCACAGCCAGGATGTTACCGCACCGACCGAGAGATCGGTGAAGGTCACGCTCAACGGTGCGGGGCCAGAGGTCGGTGTGGCGCTGAAGTCGGCGGAGAGCGGGACCGCCGGTGCCGTGACATCGATGTAGGCGGGCCGTTCGAGCGAGTCCTCGGTCGTCCCGTCCGAGACCGTGAGGTTCACGGTGTAGAGTCCGGGTGCCGCATAGACATTGGTCGGGTTCTGTTCGGTCGAGGTGTTCCCGTCACCGAAGTCCCACAACCAGGATGTCACCGCACCGACCGAGAGATCGGTGAAGGCCACACTCAACGGTGCGGGGCCAGAGGTCGGCACGCCGCTGAAGTCGGCGGAGAGCACTGTCGGTGCTGCGGTGACATTGATGTAGTCTTGCCGTTCGAGCGAGTCCCCGGTCGTCCCGTCCGAGACCGTGAGGTTCACGGTGTAGAGTCCGGGTGCCGCATAGACATTGGTCGGGTTCTGTTCGGTCGAGGTGTTCCCGTCGCCGAAGTCCCACAGCCATGACGTCGGCGCGCCCTCCGAGAGATCGGTGAAGGCCACGCTCAACGGTGCGGTGCCGTTCTGTGGGTTTGCCGTGAAGTTGGCGGAAAGCGCCGACGTGGCGTTGGTGACATTGATGTAATCCACCTTTGTCTCGGTGTCGGTCTGCGTCCCGTCAGAGATCGTGAGGTTCACGGTGTACAGTCCGGGCGCTGTATAGACATAGGTCGGGTTCTGAGCGGTCGACGTGTTCCCGTCACCAAACTCCCAGGCCCAGGACGTCGGAGTCCCGATCGAGGTGTCGGTGAAGTTCACGCTCAGCGGTGCGGTGCCGTTCCGCGGGTCGGCCGTGAAGTTTGCGTCGAAGGCCCCGGGCGTGACATTGAGATGCCCCATACCGGCGGTGAGCAGATACTCATCCAGCGCAGGGGTCAGGACCCGTGCCTCATCGATGACGAGGTCGGTCTTGCCGGCCAGGTCGCCGCGGACTGTCAGGGTGCAGAGCGTGATATTCTCTTTCCCCGGATCGGTGATCCCCTTGACCCCCGTGAGCTGGACCGAGTCGGCCGGCAGCGGCGAGACCATGGGGCCGGACTTCACCCAGGGCGGCATCTCGACGTCCACGATCTCGGCGATCGCCGGGTCGGTGAGGTCGATGTCCATGTAGTAGAAGGCGATCCCCTTCTCGGCCCGGTCCATCACGACATCATAGGTGGTGTTCTCCCCCTCAGCCACCTCTGTCTCTTTCGGGACAAAGGAGAGCCGCGCCTTGAGTTCCTCTGTAGAGACCTTGATGTATCCGACCTTCCTCTCGGTGTCGGCCGACTTGCCGTCCGAGATGGTCAACGAGACGGTGTAGACCCCTGGCTTCGTGTAGGTGTGCGTCGGGAACTGGGCAGTCGACCCTTTCCCGTCGCCGAAGTCCCAGGCCCAGGATGTCGGCGACCCGGTCGAGAGGTCGGTGAACCCCACGTCCAGCGGTGCGACACCGCTCCGCGGGAAGGCCTTGAAGTCGGCGTTCAGCACCGGCGGAGGCGCCGGTCCTGGTCCGGGCGGTTCTCTTGGACCGAGTTTGATGATGAAGGCGTCGAGCGTGCAGTTGGTGATGTCGGTGAGATCTTCACAGATCCCGGTCTCTCCTCCGATCGCATATCCCCCGTCTGCGGTTGCGATGATGGCGTGGGGGTCGTTCTCGAACGGACCGATGGTGTAGAAGTTCCGCCATTCGATCTCGCCGGTGTCATCGGTCGCAATGAGATAAACGGCGTTCTGCGGATTGGCCGGCGGGTCGCAGTGACACGCGAGGATAAATCCGCCTTCAGGTCTCTCGACAAGGTCTTCAGCCCAGAAGGTCTGCGAACAGGCGGTATAGGCCCTGGACCACTCGGCCTGCCCCTCGGCGTCGGTCTTGATCATGGCGGCGGTCGCGGTCTCAGGGTTCTCGAAGACGGTTCTGCCCGCGATGGCGTATCCGCCGTCGGCGGTCGCGACCACCTTCACCGACCTGAAGTCGCCCTCGGCACCCTGCGAAGTCCAGTTCAGATCCTTCGCCGCGTAATACCGCTCCCAGAGCAGCGTGCCGGTGGCGTTGGTCTTCCTGAGGAAGGCGTCCACCGTCCCGTTGGTCAGGTCGACCGACGTCCCGGCGAAGACATAATCCCCCTCATCGGTCTGCAGGACCGAGTGGCCGGCATCGTCGATATCCCTCATGTATCCGTTCGCCCACTCTACGTCGCCGGTCTCGTTGGTCCTGACCAGATACGCGGCGTTCGGTGCGGCAGGCGGGTTGTTCCGGCCGGTCAGGATAAAGCCCCCGTCATCGCAGACTGCGAGATCCTGTACCGCCTCCCAGGTGGTGCTCACGTTCCCGGTCGGCCCGGTCCAGAGCACGGTGCCGTTCTCGTCGGTCCTGACCATCATCGCTCCGTCGGTCGATGCATTCTCCAGGTCGATGAGCCCGTAGCCCCCCAGGATATAGCCCCCATCGAGGGTCTCCTTCACCGCGTTCGCCGTATCGTATGAGGCGTAGTCGTAGGTCTTGTTCCAGAGCAGCGTGCCGTTCTCGTCGGTCTTCACCAGCAGCATGTCGCTGGTCGAACCGTTCTGCACCTTCCCGGCAAGGATGAAATCACTCTCGTTGGTCTCCTGGAGCGCATAGCCGTAATCGTTGTAGCCCGAGTCGTAGGTCATCTGCCAGCGCTCTTCCGGGATCTCAACGCCTGCTGCAATGCCGGTCAGAGCGAGCAGGGCGGCGACCGTGATCAGGATGGCTGTCGCTATCCTGTACCTTCCCGGCCGGTGCCTTCCGGCCGCGGATAATCTTCTCATCATTCCCCCCTCCTGGTGTGCCGGGTGGATGGGGCCGGGAGGGGATAAAGGTAACTGGCCTCTTACCCGGTCTGCTCCCGTCCGGTCAGGATGATGAAGAGGTCCAGACTCTCGCGGCCGGTCTCCGGGTCGATGGTCAGGGTCTCCCCGGTGACGGCATATCCTCCCTCCCGGGTTGTGATGATGCTGTGGGGATCGTTCTCAGAGGGGTTGAGGAAACCGGGCGTGGCGTCGACCTCCCATTGGGAGGTTCCGTTCTCGTCGGTCCTGATCAGGACGACCGAGTTGGTTGGGTTGGCGAGGGGGTCGAGGTAACAGGCAAGGATGAACCCGCTGTCGGCGGTCCGGGACAGCGACTCGGTCCAGAAGTCTCCGTCTCTCTGATAGGTCCAGTTCCTCTCCAGAGTT contains:
- a CDS encoding RNA-guided endonuclease InsQ/TnpB family protein produces the protein MIISYKYRAYPDAPVETRLHETLDTCRWLYNKLLEECNTARENGLSPTMRGMQARIVTLKDENPFLKIVYSKVLQMVNYTLWSNIAALSQTKKRGRKIGKLRFKGAFRYRTLNYNQSGFKIDREHSMIAFSKIGTIPFTMHRPYIGKVKGVLITRSGDRWYVIVQAEQEASASKREGRSVGIDVGLSSFAVDSEGAVIENPRFYEHSLDRIRKLQQSIARKKRFSQNWKKAKKRLEKTYDHITNQKKDFLHKLSRQYVDTYATICVEDLNIKGLKEKSNSKGLHRSIHDASWGRFYFYLAYKAESAGTNLIKVDPRNTSQMCSNCGSIVKKNLSERVHECPYCGFVADRDYNAAENIHRVGMEQPFEPVETIPLHHISVMQVLSMKQEATPFRAG
- a CDS encoding PKD domain-containing protein, giving the protein MMRRLSAAGRHRPGRYRIATAILITVAALLALTGIAAGVEIPEERWQMTYDSGYNDYGYALQETNESDFILAGKVQNGSTSDMLLVKTDENGTLLWNKTYDYASYDTANAVKETLDGGYILGGYGLIDLENASTDGAMMVRTDENGTVLWTGPTGNVSTTWEAVQDLAVCDDGGFILTGRNNPPAAPNAAYLVRTNETGDVEWANGYMRDIDDAGHSVLQTDEGDYVFAGTSVDLTNGTVDAFLRKTNATGTLLWERYYAAKDLNWTSQGAEGDFRSVKVVATADGGYAIAGRTVFENPETATAAMIKTDAEGQAEWSRAYTACSQTFWAEDLVERPEGGFILACHCDPPANPQNAVYLIATDDTGEIEWRNFYTIGPFENDPHAIIATADGGYAIGGETGICEDLTDITNCTLDAFIIKLGPREPPGPGPAPPPVLNADFKAFPRSGVAPLDVGFTDLSTGSPTSWAWDFGDGKGSTAQFPTHTYTKPGVYTVSLTISDGKSADTERKVGYIKVSTEELKARLSFVPKETEVAEGENTTYDVVMDRAEKGIAFYYMDIDLTDPAIAEIVDVEMPPWVKSGPMVSPLPADSVQLTGVKGITDPGKENITLCTLTVRGDLAGKTDLVIDEARVLTPALDEYLLTAGMGHLNVTPGAFDANFTADPRNGTAPLSVNFTDTSIGTPTSWAWEFGDGNTSTAQNPTYVYTAPGLYTVNLTISDGTQTDTETKVDYINVTNATSALSANFTANPQNGTAPLSVAFTDLSEGAPTSWLWDFGDGNTSTEQNPTNVYAAPGLYTVNLTVSDGTTGDSLERQDYINVTAAPTVLSADFSGVPTSGPAPLSVAFTDLSVGAVTSWLWDFGDGNTSTEQNPTNVYAAPGLYTVNLTVSDGTTEDSLERPAYIDVTAPAVPLSADFSATPTSGPAPLSVTFTDLSVGAVTSWLWDFGDGNTSAEPAPTHTYTTANTYDVSLTVSDGVGTETETKASYITVTPGEEMTPEEEVTPEEEVTPEEEMTPEEEVTPEETI